Part of the Aquimarina sp. MAR_2010_214 genome is shown below.
TATTTATAAGCGTTTGGATTATGTTCCGGTAGAGAAACATCATGAAAACTGGTCAGTTTCTAAAACTTTGGAATACGCTTATGATGACTGGTGTATCGCCATGTTTGCAAAAGACTTAGGGAAAAATGAGGATTATACATATTTCATGAAACGTTCTGAGAACTGGAAAAATTTATATAACGATAAAAATACTTGGATTCAACCCAAAGACACTTTAGGAAACTTTTTCGAACCCTTTAATCCAAAAGAATATACCTCTTATTATTGCGAAAGTAATGCCTGGCAATATTACTGGTTTGTACCTCAAGATATAGAAGGATTAATAAAAAGTACAGGAGGTAAAGAACGATTTACACAAAAACTAGACTCTATGTTTTCTTATGATCCCAAACCAGAAGATAAACTACCTATTTTTAGTACAGGAATGATTGGGCAATATGCGCATGGTAACGAACCTAGTCATCATGTAGCATATCTGTACAATTATGTAAATCAACCCTCAAAAACACAAAAACTAACTCGCGAGATTTTAGAAGGACAATACAGAAATGAACCCAATGGACATTGCGGTAACGAAGATTGCGGACAAATGTCATCCTGGTATATATTTAGTTCCCTTGGATTTTATCCTGTAAATCCAGCACAAGGAGCATATCATATTACAGCACCGATATTTGAGCAAACAGAAATTCAGCTTCCTGAAGGAAAAACGTTTTTAATAACGGCTAAAAACTTATCCGAAGAGAGTACATATATAAAGAGCATAAGATTAAATGGAAAACCACTTGATCGTATGTATATAACACATAAAGAAATTATAAACGGAGGATTTCTCGAATTTGAAATGAGTAATTTTCCAAACGATGAAGTGTTTAAAAACTCATCATTACCAGAAGTAAATAAAATATATTGATTATGCGAATTAACACTAAGTATTACTATGTATCACTTTTTTTAATACTAATAACTTTTAGTTGTAAAACAAATGAAAAAGAAAGAAAAACAGCTGTTGTTAAGGAAGAAAAAGAAATTAAAAAAAGTGTAAAACCCATCGTTATTTCTACCTGGAATCATGGTATTGCAGCCAATGAAGAGGCGTGGAAAATATTAAGTAAAGGAGGGAATGCATTGGATGCAGTAGAACAAGGAGTACGGGTAACAGAAGCAGATCCAAAGAATCAAAGTGTTGGGATAGGAGGATTTCCTGATAGAGAAGGTAATGTCACCTTGGATGCTTGTATTATGGATCATAATAGCAATTGTGGGGCTGTATCTTTTTTGCAGCATATTAAACACCCTATTTCTGTAGCTAGAAAAGTAATGGAAGAAACTCCGCATGTAATGCTTACAGGGTCAGGAGCGTTGCAATTTGCTTTAAGTCAAGGTTTTGTAAAAGAGAATTTATTAACTCCCGAAACCAAAAAAGCATACGAAGAATGGTTACAGAAATCTAATTATAAACCAGTAATAAATATCGAAAACCATGATACAATTAGTATGTTGGCTCTAGATGAAGATGGAAATATATCAGGAGCTTGTACAACCAGTGGTGCGGCCTGGAAAATGCATGGAAGAGTGGGAGATTCTCCAATAATTGGAGCCGGGTTATTTCTGGATAATGAGGTTGGTGCAGCAGCAGCAACTGGCTTGGGAGAAGCTGTTATTCGTACAGCAGGAAGTGCTATGGTAGTAGAATTAATGCGTCAAGGGAAATCTCCTGCTGAAGCTTGTAAAGAAATTGTAGAACGAATCTATAATAAACACAAGAATCATAAAGACATGGAATATCTTCAGGTAGGATTCATAGCATTAAATAAAAATGGAGAATATGGTGGATACAGCTTAAGATCAGGCTTTAATTATGCCGTAAATGATATAGAAAAAGGAAATAGATTAGAAGATGCACCGTTTAAAATGGCTTGGGAAAATTAGAAATAGATTGAGATAGGGTTAATCGAATAAAAGAGCCTTAAAATAATAGTATACCGAAATAGTCAAAGATTTCATACTTGTGCCGAACTTAGACAGAGTATGACTTCTAAACCAATAAATATAAACAGATGAAACAATTCACACTATTCATCATCATTCTAATAGTATTAGGTTGTAAAACGAATGAAAAAAGAATATATGCAGAAGCGGATATTAAAATCATTCCTAAACCAGAAATGATTAAAATTAATCCGGGAGTATTCAAATTCAATGAAAACACCAAGTTTTTTATTTCAAATGAGATATCAGAAGAGTCAATTCATGTTTTAAGAAATAAATTTAAAACAGTAGTAGGATGGGATTTAAAAACAACAGAAGAACAACCAAAAAATAACTATATAACCTTTACGGTTGATGAGAATAGTAAACCAGAAGTATATGAGCTTAAAGCGAATAACAATCGTGTAGAAATCATAGCAAATAGTTCATCTGGTTTTTCATACGGAATACAAACGATACGTCAACTATTGCCTACGGCAATCGAAAGTAAAACCAAATTAGAAAATATAAGCTGGGAAATTCCGAATATAGAAATTAAAGATGCCCCTCGTTTTAAATGGAGAGGGTTAATGCTGGACATATCTCGTCATTTTTTTGATAAAGAGTATATCAAACAAGTTATTGATGGTTTAGCTATGCATAAGATGAATGTGTTGCACCTGCATTTGGTTGATGATCAAGGATGGCGTATAGAAATAAAAAAATATCCAAAACTTACAGAAGTAGGAGCATGGAGGGTGGATCAGGAGAACCTGCATTGGAATGCTAGATTGCCCATTACGGCAGAAGATAAAGCAACCTACGGAGGCTTCTTGACACAAGAAGAGTTAAAAGAGATTGTGAAATATGCACAGTCTAGAAATGTGGAGATTATACCAGAAATAGAGATGCCAGCACATGTATCTTGCGCTATTGCGGCATATCCTCATTTATCTTGTAATGAAAAACCGATAGGAGTACCATCTGGAGGAGTTTGGCCAATTACAGATATATACTGTGCAGGAAAAGAAAGTACGTTTACCTTTTTAGAAGATGTATTAGCTGAAGTTATGGAAATATTTCCCTCAAAATACATACATATAGGTGGAGATGAAGCAACTAAAACCAATTGGAAGAAATGCCAGTACTGCCAGAAACGAATAGCAGAAGAAGGATTACAAAATGAAGAAGAATTACAAAGCTATTTTGTGAAACGTATGGAGAAGTTTATTAATAAGCATGGAAAAAAATTAATAGGTTGGGATGAGATCCTAGAAGGAGGATTGGCTCCAGATGCTACTGTAATGAGTTGGCGAGGAGTAAAAGGAGGATTAGAAGCTACTGCGCAAGGACATGATGTAGTGATGACTCCTAATTCTCACTGTTATTTTGATCATTATCAAGGTCCTCAAAATGAAGAGCCTTTGGCAATAGGAGGATACCTACCACTAAGCAAAGTATATCAGTTTGATCCTATTGTAGATTCAATGACAGCAGAAGAAGCGAATCATATACTTGGTGGGCAAGCAAACTTGTGGTCAGAATATTTACCTACCAAAGAACAATCGCAGTACATGATTTATCCTAGATTAGCAGCCTTATCGGAAGCGGTATGGAGTACCAAAAATCAGAAGAATTGGGATGATTTTTCAAACCGAATACCTAGCATGTTTCAACGATATGAGTATTTAGGAATTAATTATGCAAAGAGCTCTTATTTAATACGACCAGCAGTTGAGACAGATTTGAAAAAGAAATCAGTTTCATTAACATTACAAAGTGAATATACTGATGCAGATATACGATATGCGTTGAATAATGATAGATTAGAGGATACTCCTCTTAAATATGAGCAACCTATTGTATTAACCAAAACCACAATAGTTAAGGCGTCATTATTTAAAGATAACAAACCAATTAGCGAAGTATTTCAAGATACCATAGTATTTCATAAAGGAGTAGCTAGCAATATTGTCTATACCATTCCTTATAGTGATCGATATACAGGAACAGGAAAATCTACATTAGTAAATACCTTAAGAGGAACAAAACATTTTAGAGATGGGCAATGGCAAGCATGGTTAAAGGATGATATGGAAATTGTAATAGATCTCGAAAAAGAAGATACCATAAATCATGTAATTGTAGGGTCGATGGAGCATCAAGGCTCAGGAATATATTTTCCGGTTGCAATAGAAGTTTTTACAGGAGTGGATGGAAAAGAGTTTAAAAAAGTAGGAGAAGTAAAACAAGACTATGCTGCTAATGCTAATATTGAATTAAAAGATTTTAAAATTAATTTTGAAAAGCATACAGCAAGATTTATTAAAGTGAAAGTGGCAAACTTAAAAAAGAGTCCAAGAGGAGGAGATACTTGGTTATTTGTAGATGAGGTTTTAATTAATTGATAATTAATGTTTTAAAATGAATCGGATGAAATACATAAGAACGATTTGCATACTTGTTTTGTTGATTATAGGAAATCTGATGATTGCACAAAATAAAGAACCGACAGAAGAGGAGCGCTTAGCTTGGTTTAAAGATGCCAAGCTTGGTGTATTTATTCACTGGGGATATTATGGTGTAAATGGAATAGCAGAGTCCTGGTCATTATATCATAAAAAAATCTCCTATGAAAAATATATGAAACAAGGTGATGGATTTACTGCTAAGGATTATGATCCGGTAAAATGGGCTAAACTGTTTAAAAAAATAGGAGCTAGGTATTCTGTGATGACTACCAAACACCACGATGGAGTATCGCTCTGGGATACCAAATACAGTACTCTAAATGTTAAAGAAAAAACACCTGCTAATAGAGATTTGATAAGGCCATATGTAGAAGCACTACGGAATGAAGGACTAAAAGTAGGATTATACTATTCTTTATGTGATTGGTCTCATCCCGATTATGATGTAGTATTTCCCAGACCTGATACTAAAAATGATTATCCTCAACAAGGATTGAAAAATCTAACAAGGTGGGAACGGTTTGTTAGATTTTATAAAGGACAATTAAAAGAATTAAGTAATCGATATCAACCTGATTTATATTGGTTTGATGGAGATTGGGAAAAATCAAGTGAAGAATGGAGAGCACAATCTTTAAAAGATTCATTACTATCCTGGAATCCTAAAACTATTGTGAACTCTCGTTTAAAAACATACGGAGATTATAGTACTCCCGAACAAGGGATTCCTGTGGTGAGACCAAAAGGACCTTGGGAATTTTGTATGACCATGAATGATAACTGGGGGTATTTTCCTTCAGATACAAACTACAAACCATTTTCGCAGATTATAAGAACGTTTGTTGAAGTGATAGCCTCAGGAGGAAACTTACTGCTTAATATTGGAATGAAACCAGATGGAACAATCCCTAAAGAACAAGAAGAACGATTAGAAGTACTAGGAAGTTGGATTGATATACATAAAAAAGTTGTTTTTGATACCAAAGCAGGATTGCCATATGGCCATTTTTATGGCCCCACACTACTAAGTAAGGATGCTACAAAATTGTATTTATGTCTGTTTGATGAACCTAAAAACTATATCTCTCTTAAAGGAATTCAGAATAAAATAAAATCAATTAAAGTAGTCGGAAAAGAGCAAGAACTTGCTTTTGTTCGAAA
Proteins encoded:
- a CDS encoding isoaspartyl peptidase/L-asparaginase family protein; translation: MNTKYYYVSLFLILITFSCKTNEKERKTAVVKEEKEIKKSVKPIVISTWNHGIAANEEAWKILSKGGNALDAVEQGVRVTEADPKNQSVGIGGFPDREGNVTLDACIMDHNSNCGAVSFLQHIKHPISVARKVMEETPHVMLTGSGALQFALSQGFVKENLLTPETKKAYEEWLQKSNYKPVINIENHDTISMLALDEDGNISGACTTSGAAWKMHGRVGDSPIIGAGLFLDNEVGAAAATGLGEAVIRTAGSAMVVELMRQGKSPAEACKEIVERIYNKHKNHKDMEYLQVGFIALNKNGEYGGYSLRSGFNYAVNDIEKGNRLEDAPFKMAWEN
- a CDS encoding family 20 glycosylhydrolase → MKQFTLFIIILIVLGCKTNEKRIYAEADIKIIPKPEMIKINPGVFKFNENTKFFISNEISEESIHVLRNKFKTVVGWDLKTTEEQPKNNYITFTVDENSKPEVYELKANNNRVEIIANSSSGFSYGIQTIRQLLPTAIESKTKLENISWEIPNIEIKDAPRFKWRGLMLDISRHFFDKEYIKQVIDGLAMHKMNVLHLHLVDDQGWRIEIKKYPKLTEVGAWRVDQENLHWNARLPITAEDKATYGGFLTQEELKEIVKYAQSRNVEIIPEIEMPAHVSCAIAAYPHLSCNEKPIGVPSGGVWPITDIYCAGKESTFTFLEDVLAEVMEIFPSKYIHIGGDEATKTNWKKCQYCQKRIAEEGLQNEEELQSYFVKRMEKFINKHGKKLIGWDEILEGGLAPDATVMSWRGVKGGLEATAQGHDVVMTPNSHCYFDHYQGPQNEEPLAIGGYLPLSKVYQFDPIVDSMTAEEANHILGGQANLWSEYLPTKEQSQYMIYPRLAALSEAVWSTKNQKNWDDFSNRIPSMFQRYEYLGINYAKSSYLIRPAVETDLKKKSVSLTLQSEYTDADIRYALNNDRLEDTPLKYEQPIVLTKTTIVKASLFKDNKPISEVFQDTIVFHKGVASNIVYTIPYSDRYTGTGKSTLVNTLRGTKHFRDGQWQAWLKDDMEIVIDLEKEDTINHVIVGSMEHQGSGIYFPVAIEVFTGVDGKEFKKVGEVKQDYAANANIELKDFKINFEKHTARFIKVKVANLKKSPRGGDTWLFVDEVLIN
- a CDS encoding alpha-L-fucosidase; this translates as MKYIRTICILVLLIIGNLMIAQNKEPTEEERLAWFKDAKLGVFIHWGYYGVNGIAESWSLYHKKISYEKYMKQGDGFTAKDYDPVKWAKLFKKIGARYSVMTTKHHDGVSLWDTKYSTLNVKEKTPANRDLIRPYVEALRNEGLKVGLYYSLCDWSHPDYDVVFPRPDTKNDYPQQGLKNLTRWERFVRFYKGQLKELSNRYQPDLYWFDGDWEKSSEEWRAQSLKDSLLSWNPKTIVNSRLKTYGDYSTPEQGIPVVRPKGPWEFCMTMNDNWGYFPSDTNYKPFSQIIRTFVEVIASGGNLLLNIGMKPDGTIPKEQEERLEVLGSWIDIHKKVVFDTKAGLPYGHFYGPTLLSKDATKLYLCLFDEPKNYISLKGIQNKIKSIKVVGKEQELAFVRNGGASWNNIPGIVRIEVPKKENLNTYVTVLEVELEGELKLYRGHGNAVELN